In one Nicotiana tomentosiformis chromosome 6, ASM39032v3, whole genome shotgun sequence genomic region, the following are encoded:
- the LOC138893579 gene encoding uncharacterized protein: MASFEALYSRRCRSSIGWFEVGEAALIGPNLMHQAMEKVSPMKGIMRFGNKGKLSLRYVDPYRIIQRIGQVAYKFDLPLDMSLVHPIFHVSMLKKVVGDPSAIVPVETIEVSEELLYEEIPVAILDRQVRKLRNKQIAFVKVLWRNQQVEEATWEAENEMKEKYPHLFE; the protein is encoded by the exons atggcgtcgtttgaggccttgtatagtagaagatgtagatcgtcgattgggtggttcgaggttggagaagctgcACTAATAGGACCAAACCttatgcatcaggctatggaaaag gtatctcccatgaaggggatcatgcggtttggaaacAAAGGAAAAttaagtctgaggtatgtcgacccgtatagaatcattcaaaggataggtcaggtggcgtacaagttTGATCTACCACTTgatatgtcattagtgcacccgatattccatgtgtccatgttgaagaaggtagttggagatccgtccgctattgtgccggttgagaccatcgaggttagtgagGAACTGTTatatgaagagattccggttGCTATCCTTGACagacaggtccgaaagttgaggaacaaacaAATTGCATTCGTAAAGGTATTATGGCGAAATcagcaagtcgaagaagctacttgggaagccgagaatgaaatgaaagagaagtaccctcatttatttgaatag